Proteins encoded by one window of Cervus canadensis isolate Bull #8, Minnesota chromosome 18, ASM1932006v1, whole genome shotgun sequence:
- the LOC122420239 gene encoding 40S ribosomal protein S3a, giving the protein MAVGKNKRLTKGGKKGAKKKVVDPFSKKDWYDVKAPAMFNIRNIGKTLVTRTQGTKIASDGLKGRVFEVSLADLQNDEVAFRKFKLITEDVQGKNCLTNFHGMDLTRDKMCSMVKKWQTMIEAHVDVKTTDGYLLRLFCVGFTKKRNNQIRKTSYAQHQQVRQIRKKMMEIMTREVQTNDLKEVVNKLIPDSIGKDIEKACQSIYPLHDVFVRKVKMLKKPKFELGKLMELHGEGSSSGKATGDETGAKVERADGYEPPVQESV; this is encoded by the coding sequence ATGGCGGTCGGCAAGAACAAGCGCCTTACGAAAGGAGGCAAAAAGGGAGCCAAGAAGAAAGTGGTTGACCCATTTTCTAAAAAAGATTGGTATGATGTGAAAGCACCAGCTATGTTCAATATAAGGAATATTGGGAAAACATTGGTCACGAGAACTCAAGGAACCAAAATCGCGTCTGATGGCCTCAAAGGTCGTGTTTTTGAAGTGAGTCTTGCTGATCTGCAGAATGATGAAGTAGCATTTAGAAAATTCAAGCTAATTACTGAGGATGTTCAGGGCAAAAACTGCCTGACTAATTTTCATGGTATGGATCTTACCCGTGACAAAATGTGCTCCATGGTCAAAAAATGGCAGACCATGATTGAAGCTCACGTTGATGTCAAGACTACCGATGGTTACTTGCTTCGTCTGTTCTGTGTGGGTTTTACTAAAAAGCGCAACAATCAGATCCGGAAGACCTCTTACGCCCAGCACCAGCAGGTGCGCCAGATCCGTAAGAAGATGATGGAGATCATGACCCGAGAGGTGCAGACAAACGACTTGAAAGAGGTGGTCAATAAATTGATTCCAGATAGCATTGGAAAAGACATAGAAAAGGCTTGCCAATCTATTTATCCGCTCCATGATGTCTTcgttagaaaagtaaaaatgctgaagaagcctAAATTTGAATTGGGAAAACTCATGGAGCTACATGGTGAAGGTAGTAGTTCTGGAAAAGCTACTGGGGACGAGACAGGTGCTAAAGTTGAACGAGCTGATGGATACGAACCACCAGTCCAAGAATCGGTTTAA